The Clostridium beijerinckii genomic sequence CTCCATACTTCATTAGCTGCACCGCTTGCACATAGTCCTCCACCGCTAGTTCCAAGTGGCTTTGAATGTGGTTCACGATCGCCATGTAACCTAAATACAGGACAAAATGCTCCATATTCAAACCACCTAATTATGCATTCTCTAAAGTCTGGATCATCTGGATTTCCACCATGGAATCCTCCTATATCAGTTGTCCACCATGGTATACCTGCAATTCCCATGTTAAGACCTGCTGCAAATTGATTTCTTAAAGATTCAAAACTAGAATCAATGTCTCCAGACCACACAAGTGCTCCATAACGTTGACTTCCTGCCCATGCACATCTAAGAAGATTAATTATATTTCCCTTGCCTTCTTTCTTCATGCCATCAAAAAACGTTTTTGCATACATAGCAGGATATATATTACCTATTTGTACATTTGGACCTAAGTGATACCTATAATTCTCGAAGTCGTAAATCGAGTATTCTGGTTCAGCTTCATCAAGCCAAAATATTTTTATGCCTTTATCATAGTAGTTTTTCTTAGCAGTTTTCCATACAAAGTCACGAGCCTCTGGATTTGTTGGATCATAAAAAACAGTATCTCCTAAAAAGTCCATAGTTGTTCTAATTCCCCTATCAACTCTTACTAAATAACCTTTTTTAAGCATCTTATCATAATTTTCGCTTGTCTTATCTACGGTTGGCCAGATAGAAACCATTAATTCAATGCCCATTTCTTTAAGTTCTTTAATCATAGCATCAGGATCAGGCCAATAATCTAAATCAAATTTCCACTCTCCTTGTTTTGGCCAATGAAAAAAGTCAACCACTATAACTGAAATTGGAAGGTTCCTTTTCTTATATTCACGAGCAACTCTTAATAACTCTTCTTGAGTTTGGTATCTCAATTTACATTGCCAAAAACCCATAGCATAATCCGGCATCATTGGCACTGTTCCAGTTGCTTTTGCATAAGCTTCTTCTATTTCGGCTGGAGTATCACCTGCTGTTATAAAATAATCTAATTGCTTAGTAGAATTCGCTACCCACTCTGTAATATTTTTTCCAAAAGTAACTTTTCCAATGGCTGGGTTATTCCATAGCATTCCATATCCTAAACTGGATAATACAAATGGAACACTAGCCTGAGAATTTCTATGTGCAAGTTCAAGTACGCAGTTTTTTAAATCCAAATTTGGCTGCTGATATTGCCCCATTCCAAATAACTTTTCCTTTGGATTTGATTCAAATCTCATAGTTAAAGTATAATCTCCACCAAGAATAGGCTTAAATTCACGTGCTTCTATCTCTAAGGCACTACAAAATCTATTTACATTTTTCCTATTTCTTACATACTCCTCTAAAAGAACATCGTCTTTAGCGTTATAAAATGTAATTTTTCCTTCCTTATCAATCCTTGCACGAATTTTTCCATTCTCTATATATGCTTCATTATTTTCAATCTTAATCTTAATTTCACAATTTTCTTGTGGCAATAAGGCCCAATCATTATATATAAATTCTGCTTGCTTAGTGCTACGTATACGTAAACTTTTTTTTCCCCAAGGCTCAATTCGTAACGTTTCACAGTCATATTTGCGAATTAATACACTTCCGTAAGCTTCAAAAACACTATCATCTAAATTAATTTCCTTATTAGATTCCATAATATGAACTCTCCAATCTTTAAATAATTAAATTCATGCTTAGCCTTTAACAGCACCATTTGTCAATCCTCCAATTATATATTTTTGAAGGAATATAAATATTAAAACAACAGTCAAAACCAAAAGCACTCCATAAGCCATTATGGAATTCCACTGTATTCCATACTTGCCCATGAAATTATATATACTAGCTGTCATAGTTCTCTTTTCAGGGCTGGTTAAAAATGTTAGTGAATAAGCTAAATCTCCCCAAGCATATAAGAAGGAAAATGCTCCTGTCATTATAAGCCCTGGATAAGATATTGGAAGCATTATTTTTGTAAATGCCGTAAATGTATTGCATCCATCAATCTTTGCTGAATCTTCAAGTTCTTTTGGTAAAGCAAGAAAATAAGTTCTAAGAATAAGAACTACAAAAGGAACAGATATTGTTGCATCTGATAAAATTGGAGCCCAAAGAGTATCTAATAGATGTAAATTTTTATAAACTAAAAACATTGGTGTAAGTAATAGTGCTACTGGGAGCATCTGGGTTACTAAGAAGATCAATATAAATACCTTTTTCCCTCTCATCCTAAATCTTGCCAAGCCATATGCAGCTGGAATAGCCAATACACATGCTAAGATCATTGAAGCGAATGCAACCTTGCAGCTATTACCTAGTGTTACTATTATGCTGCTCTTTCCTGTAAATTGGTCTGTATAACTACTTAATGTAAAATCTTTAGGTATAAAAGTTGGAGGTGATGCAAAGATTTCAGCATTGGTTTTAAATGAACTTACTATAATCCAATATATTGGAAAAAGCATAATACAAGCTATGCAAATTGATACACAGCATAATATTATATTTTTTTGTTTATCCTTAAGAATAACCTT encodes the following:
- a CDS encoding TIM-barrel domain-containing protein, which produces MESNKEINLDDSVFEAYGSVLIRKYDCETLRIEPWGKKSLRIRSTKQAEFIYNDWALLPQENCEIKIKIENNEAYIENGKIRARIDKEGKITFYNAKDDVLLEEYVRNRKNVNRFCSALEIEAREFKPILGGDYTLTMRFESNPKEKLFGMGQYQQPNLDLKNCVLELAHRNSQASVPFVLSSLGYGMLWNNPAIGKVTFGKNITEWVANSTKQLDYFITAGDTPAEIEEAYAKATGTVPMMPDYAMGFWQCKLRYQTQEELLRVAREYKKRNLPISVIVVDFFHWPKQGEWKFDLDYWPDPDAMIKELKEMGIELMVSIWPTVDKTSENYDKMLKKGYLVRVDRGIRTTMDFLGDTVFYDPTNPEARDFVWKTAKKNYYDKGIKIFWLDEAEPEYSIYDFENYRYHLGPNVQIGNIYPAMYAKTFFDGMKKEGKGNIINLLRCAWAGSQRYGALVWSGDIDSSFESLRNQFAAGLNMGIAGIPWWTTDIGGFHGGNPDDPDFRECIIRWFEYGAFCPVFRLHGDREPHSKPLGTSGGGLCASGAANEVWSYGDEAYEIFKKYMFIRERMKPYITKIMKQAHDKGTPVIRPLFYDFSEDEICWDITDEYMFGPNVLVAPVLHKGDRSRKIYLPKGANWKDVNSGKIFSGGQVIDYSAPLEIIPLFLRDEAEVSII
- a CDS encoding carbohydrate ABC transporter permease, with the protein product MKKVILKDKQKNIILCCVSICIACIMLFPIYWIIVSSFKTNAEIFASPPTFIPKDFTLSSYTDQFTGKSSIIVTLGNSCKVAFASMILACVLAIPAAYGLARFRMRGKKVFILIFLVTQMLPVALLLTPMFLVYKNLHLLDTLWAPILSDATISVPFVVLILRTYFLALPKELEDSAKIDGCNTFTAFTKIMLPISYPGLIMTGAFSFLYAWGDLAYSLTFLTSPEKRTMTASIYNFMGKYGIQWNSIMAYGVLLVLTVVLIFIFLQKYIIGGLTNGAVKG